The following proteins are encoded in a genomic region of Pyricularia oryzae 70-15 chromosome 6, whole genome shotgun sequence:
- a CDS encoding high-affinity nicotinic acid transporter, which translates to MGNAIEHSDQESRDTKPVPSSSPSVHAAEKEGSVEKPHDGQVDYSNDDLESPGFDAAATKKLVRRIDWHLIPFLACLYLLSFLDRTNIGNARLETLEKDIGLSNLQYNDALAIFFPFYVAAEVPSNMAMKKWRPSIWIPSIMVVWAVCTTLMGIVHSYAGLMVCRAALGIAEGGLFPGITYYITMWYRRHECGFRMAIFFSAATAAGAFGGLLARGILEMRGVGNLSGWQWIFILEGLLTLVVALIAYKAMYDYPDTAKFLSPVEKAEVVNRLKLDRSSLADEWDMRYFWDALKDWKIWVHMLITNGIYTGLYSYSLFLPTIVSGLGYTDPKLAQLMTVPPYIVACFFCISAGWLADRLGQRGLFMIFFEMMAMAGLVMLIVSNSNAVKYAGCFFLASGIYPNVPQGVAWNGNNIGGSLKRGVGIAMHVGFGNLGGTVSAFLYLKKDAPRYISGHSALLGLHAMSLILSIFMHIYLRRENARRDRTFKPPSEYTEEERLQEKHKGDSASFFRYTI; encoded by the exons ATGGGCAACGCCATCGAGCATTCGGACCAAGAGTCCAGGGACACCAAGCCCGTTCCCAGCTCCAGCCCAAGCGTGCACGCCGCCGAGAAGGAAGGCTCTGTTGAGAAGCCCCACGACGGCCAGGTTGACTACAGCAATGATGACCTGGAAAGCCCCGGTTTTGACGCCGCTGCCACCAAGAAGCTGGTCCGCCGCATCGATTGGCACCTGATTCCCTTCTTGGCCTGCCTGTATCTGCTCTCTTTCCTCGACCGTACCAATATTGGAAACGCTCGTCTCGAAACGCTTGAGAAGGATATCGGCCTCTCTAACCTCCAGTACAATGATGCATTGGCCATCTTCTTTCCCTTCTATGTCGCCGCTGAGGTGCCCTCCAACATGGCCATGAAGAAGTGGAGGCCGTCGATCTGGATCCCATCAATCATGGTTGTTTGGGCTGTCTGCACAACACTCATGGGCATTGTTCACAGCTATGCTGGCTTGATGGTGTGCCGTGCCGCTCTGGGAATTGCTGAGGGTGGTCTGTTCCCTGGCATCACATACTA CATTACCATGTGGTACCGCCGTCACGAGTGTGGTTTTCGCATGGCCATCTTCTTCTCCGCTGCaactgctgctggtgctttCGGTGGTCTCTTGGCCCGTGGTATCCTTGAAATGCGTGGTGTTGGCAACCTCTCTGGCTGGCAGTGGATCTTCATTCTTGAGGGTCTTTTGACGCTCGTTGTTG CTTTGATCGCATACAAGGCCATGTACGACTACCCTGACACGGCCAAGTTCTTGTCTCCTGTCGAGAAGGCCGAGGTCGTGAACCGTCTCAAGCTCGACCGCTCTTCTCTGGCCGATGAGTGGGATATGCGCTACTTCTGGGACGCCCTCAAGGACTGGAAGATCTGGGTCCACATGCTTATCACCAACGGCATCTACACCGGCTTGTACTCATACTCGCTGTTCCTGCCAACCATCGTCAGCGGCCTCGGCTACACCGACCCCAAGCTGGCTCAGCTGATGACTGTGCCGCCCTACATTGTCGCCTGTTTCTTTTGTATTTCAGCCGGTTGGTTGGCAGACCGCTTGGGACAGCGTGGTCTGTTCATGATCTTCTTTGAGATGATGGC TATGGCTGGTCTAGTGATGCTCATCGTCAGCAACTCCAACGCCGTCAAGTACGCCGGCTGCTTCTTCCTGGCTTCGGGTATCTACCCCAACGTGCCCCAGGGTGTCGCATGGAACGGAAACAACATCGGCGGCTCGCTCAAGCGTGGTGTCGGTATCGCCATGCACGTCGGCTTCGGCAACCTCGGCGGCACCGTCTCGGCCTTCCTCTACCTGAAGAAGGACGCTCCTCGCTACATTTCTGGCCACAGCGCCCTGCTTGGCCTTCACGCCATGTCCCTGATCCTCTCGATCTTCATGCACATCTACCTCCGCAGGGAAAACGCCCGCCGCGACAGGACCTTCAAGCCCCCATCTGAGTACACCGAGGAGGAGAGGCTCCAGGAAAAGCATAAGGGCGATTCGGCGTCGTTTTTTCGGTATACGATCTGA